The DNA region acaagtggccactttggtagaaaaaaaggattttgggccccaatccgatgtaaccgcaaggacacacacacacacacacacacacacacacacacacacacacacacacacacacacacacacacacacacacacacacacacacacagttgagtCGAAGGAGGGACGTTTGCATGTTCTACTGCAGCTTTATCTCTTagtgaagctgcttctccaaatgtaaaataagcctgatgaataaacacaaagacaacagcgTCTTGGGGGAGTGTGTTACTTAGCAACCGGTCGCAGTTCCCACCCCTTCTATTAtgatggagcagaggaggcggTACAGGTGAACGCCaccctgcgcctcctcctctgaggcTCTTTGATGCAAAGCCGCTCACACTTCCCGCTATCGACCTGCCGCGCTGGCGCATGAATGCTCGTACTGCACCTTTAGAGAATGGCCAACTCAGCGATGGAGATCGTGGCTCTCCTGCTCACCGCGGTCGGGCTCATAGGGGCGGCGGCCAGCACCGGGATGCCCATGTGGCGCGTGACGGCCTTCATCGGAGCCAACATCATCGTGTTCGAGACGCGCTGGGAGGGCCTGTGGATGAACTGCTACCGCCAGGCCAACATCCGCATGCAGTGCAAGGTGTACGACTCGCTGCTGGCGCTGAGCCCCGACCTGCAGGCCGCGCGCGGCCTCATGTGCGCCGCCGTGGCGCTGGCCGGCCTCGGCCTGATCGTCAGCATCATGGGGATGCAGTGCACGTCGTGCATCAAGGACAACGACCGGGCCAAGCGGGCCGTCCTCATCGCAGCCGGCTGCATGATCATCCTGTCCTGCCTCTGCGTCCTCATCCCGGTGTCGTGGACGGGGAACGTCATCATCAGGGACTTCTACAACCCCCTGCTGCTGGACGCCGAGCGCAGGGAGCTGGGGGAGGCGCTGTACATCGGCTGGGTGGCCGCCGCCTTCCTGTTTGCCGGAGGATGCATATTCACCTGCTGCAACGTGCAGAGCGACGACGGGGACTCAAAGAGGCGCATGTACTCGTACTCGCGGCCGTCCGGCTACGCGGCCTACCCGCCGCAGCCGCTGCAGCCTCAGGCGCTGGTGATGCTGCCCCAGCATCAGCCGCCGCAGCCGGTGCTGTCCAGGCACCCGTCCACCAACTACAGCTACCACTCCAGTTACCCGTCCGTTCGCAGCGGGGTGGCTTACCTCTGAGCCCGCTGAGGTAACCAGCACCTGAACCTGTGGAAAGTCTGTTTGGCACATTTACCGTGAATGCATTTCATACGAATGTCTACTTTAAAGTcgcttgttttttgtttatgaaTTATTAGAGGAGCACTTAATAGTATTTAGGTAGAAAATTCAACAGGTGATTTACGTGTAACCGAAGTTTGTGTAGAGTTACAGGATTTCTACTAATGTTTATACCTGCAGCTTAATTTTTGTGTTAAGTTAAAAATAtgttgtatatagattttcataCATCAAATACAACGACAATCTGTGGTTAAATGCGTTTCATAGGCGGAGGACCAGTTAATGCCTGATTTCAATCTTTACCTTTCAATGTGTTTCTGaaaacgaaaaaacaaaacatttatgcaAATCCTCTCTGGGCCCAAGGACACAGATGTGGCCATTGTATCCTTCTCAGTTCCAGTTTGACCTGCTTCTAAACCATTTGCATTTATATGTTCTTATGTTATATATATGTTAGATATATTTTCTTGTGTCTAAGGACAGTAAATCCTCTATGAGATAGAATAAGTGAGCGTAACGTGTCTAAAAGTCCAACGCATTGTGTGTGAGCCTAGTTAATCATCACAAGGCGTCGTTGTTGGCTCAGCGTGATGCCCTGGAGCTTCCAGGAACTAACGACGCTAAACAAATGGCTTAGTACACGTAGGACACAGGTTTACGAGAAGTTAGCAAAGGTGTGGACTCAGTGTAGACACCAAGATCAACAGTCATGAAGACGCTAAAGACGTTACATAGTCATTTCATGTGAAATTAAACAGGACAAATGAGAGTTCTGACATCTATTCTGCTGTTTCAGTTCCTGCTCAACAGCCCTAAATAagataaatacaaaacatgagTGATGTCAGACAAACTGAATTTTTGTATTGGACTGATCTGAGTCCTCTCGTCACTCTGAAGGTCATCCCTGCTCCCCTGTGGACACCGGGAGCACTGCAGAGTGAAAGCTCTGCATACTTGTTTACTTTTGATTTAAATGTTCACTAACACATATCACAGAGAATAAAATCATGACGCGTTGCTgaagcatttgcatgttgtcaTATTGGTGTCGTCTGTTCACGTGTTCACCTGAAACTATTAACACTGCAAATCGAgcataaacacaaaacaagcagaGATCCAGTTCACCCCCATGGCTGTGGACCAACCAGGTGAGGCCAGAGCCCCTTCCCACAACAATCAGAAGATCACCAGCCCTGAAcgcctccgctcctcctcgGGCTTTCAGTTCCGCTGGACTTTGGGCTCAGCGCGATGGTCCACGGCCTCTCAGAGATCGCAGCGGTGTGCGCGGGCCTCATCGGGCTGATCGGGGCGTCCGCGGCTACGGGTCTGCCCATGTGGAAGGTGACGGCCTTCATCGGAGAGAACATCATCGTCATGGAGACGCGCTGGGAGGGCCTGTGGATGAACTGCTTCCGCCAGGCCAACATCCGCATGCAGTGCAAGGTGTACGACTCGCTGCTGGCCCTGCCGGCGGAGCTGCAGGCCGCGCGCGGCCTCATGTGCTGCTCGGTGGCGCTGTCCGGGCTGGgcctgctgctggcgctggccGGGATGCGGTGCACGCGCCTCGTCCAGGCGAACCACAGGGCGAAGTCCATAGCACTGGTGGCCGCGGGGGGGACGCAGCTGTTGGCGTGCGCGTGCGTCCTCGTCCCAGTGTCGTGGACGGGTCACGTCATCATTAGGGACTTTTACGACCCGCTGCTGATCGATGCCCAGAGGCGGGAGCTGGGCCAGGCTCTGTACATCGGCTGGGTGAGCGGCGCCGTGCTCTTTGCGTCGGCCGTGCTGTTCCTCTGTCGCCATGTGCCGCCAGAGACTTTCAACGTGCATCCCAGACACAACTTGCTTAGTTACGGTCCAGCATCCTGGGAGTCAGCTCAGATGACATACCGGCCCATGTCTAATATTTCGAGCATACGGTCGATAGGATACCAGCCTTCCCTGCAGAACTACGGCTCGCAACGACCGCTACCACCCGTTCCTCAGGTCGTCTCGTACGACCCGGCTGCTTATAATCCAGGCCTGATGGATAATGCTTTGGTGCATCACATGAGTGTGGGTCACCGTTCTTCTGTGAGGAGCTCAAACCGCGCTGGGAGCCTGTACGGACCAGGGAGGTCTCTGCACACATCGCAGACGCCACATTCACCGAGTTACGTGGCCGATCCGAGCGCATCCTACCAGTCGTCCTTTCATCCTGTGCCTCAGACTCCTGTTTTCATAACATACAAATCGTCCATTGTTCAACCAGATGGTGAAAACGGGAGCAGTGCAGGTGTCTACATATAAAGAAAGTTTGTTTATGTGTAAGTTAAGAATATGCTGTTatcattcatcatttattgTTATCATTTGAAAATTTCCACTTACTCTAGGTTTTTGTAtcttaaaaaatattaatacatgTGGTGGCAATTAATAAACgtttgttaataaaaatatcTATCAAGATGTTTTTGTAGCTTAAAGTGATGGAGGGATGAGTGTGCTGTGACTGAGCCTGGTGAGAAACTGCCTTGGATCAACAGCAGATGCTAAATGATACGTTCCCCTGACTGTGGCTTGACGGGAATCCAGTTGTATCAGTTTATATTTACTGGCATGATGGCCTGAACCAGCTGTGATTCACCGCTAGAGGGACTCAGAGAACACGACGCGACAGAGTCCTCACCAGCTGTCAGAGGAAGAACGGGCTCTTCATTTCTTCATCTCAAACATTAtttggagaaaataaataaaaataaataaaaaaaaacattctaagATGTTTACTTTTCTTAAAATAATACTTTTACCACCAGTGTGAAACTTGTTCAATCACACATATAATTAAGCTAATTTTTAGATTCAAATCTATTGGGATCACATGAATCCATCACATTTGATGCCTCTCTCCTGCTTGTGAAGATGTTTGGGGGCATCATCTCCAATTGCTGACCACTGCAACTAATTAAACTTTATTCCGTTTGAATAAAATCAGCATAGAGCGTTACAGTAACACGTGAGCgcattttgttttactgtaagaCTGTCAGATAAACAGTCTGAGTTAGTTAATCTTCGCCGGAGCGTCACGGACCAGTTCGAAGATTAGATTTGCGTTTCCATCAGGACTGGAGCAAAGATTTAATCATTCCTCGGTGTAGCAAAGCAAAGACGTTGTCGAGGTCGAATGTTGCCAGATTTGAAGTTAATCTTCAGGACGTATCCATGTTGCGGATCAGCGGCTTGGCAGTGCCCTCAATTGAGCGCCTGCACGGCAGAGACGCTCAGCGGCAGCAGGTCCGCAAGACAGAGCGAGACAGGAAGCGGGGAAGGTTACCAAAATAAGAGCATTCAGGAAGAAAACTAATTcaattaaacatttgacttcatTAAAACTTCAAATATTGCAAAATTATACGTACCAAACATATAGCTCTAGATTAAATCAAGAGCTAGattaaaaatgtattgattAAATATATCATTAGTGTGTTGTGTGCCATCATGCTTCATTAAACGTTTTTTTGGCAAGCGGTTGCCtttcattcttttattttgaaaagtcaaCCAGACATCCTGTCGCCTATTCATGCAAGCTTGACAGCAGGAGCGCAgcgctctgtcctcctcctcggctgcaGTTCAAGTGTGCACCGGGAAAACGTGAAAACGGGGACGTCTGGATTGAATATGGCTGGAAAACCTGCGGATTTAAAAGATGGGCAAAGTGGATAAGTGACGGCTGCAGGGGGAgcgtgtgttttctgttgttgttgtttgtctctctcGCCACAAGGTGTGAGGAATGGATGTGGGTCAGATGACAGTTTCTTTTTCCTACGGATGCAAAGACTGGCAAGTTATCAGCATGAATCACCGAGGGCAGGAAAACTGATATCAATGTTCAACTGGACTCTGGAGCGAGGACCATGGCGAAAGGGAAGGGACTGTCATTCCCACTGCTCTTCTTGGTGGCAGAGTTTTGGCTCAGTTCGCAGCAAGTCCTGAGAATCGGTGAGTGATCAGACCTGAACCTGTTTGTGCTCGTAGACTCATCTTCAACTCTTTGAGACGTGAGCATCTCTataatttatattgttttaCTATATATCATGATGTGTACAGAGCATGTAGGTGAGTTTCTTTCCAAACATGGTGGAAAATAAGAATTCTATCAATTATAGGCTACTGTGTATCCACTGATATCATCTAAGTAACAGACTGACACCATCAACTCACACCTGAGTTTAACTTAACTTAACGCCAGGCTTCTGTCTGGAACAATCTCCTCCTAAATCTGTGTTATTGTGTGGCCACTAATCTTGTTACTGTGTCTTCAATCACATCAGATTCTGTGCCTCAGTCAGCAGTGGGTTTAGTGCATGTTGTCCATAGCAGAACCCTTTCCATCTTCCTTCTCTACATCACGTTAATTGACATTATTAGTAATGAAACAACTCCACTGATTGGTCAGACTGGGTGAATCCACTCTCTTCCTCCATGTTGGTCGCAGGTCGGAGGCTGAGTACATGTCATGGCATGTTGTGTGTGGCATGATGACGTCTTTGGCGCGGATGGGTGCGATGTGGCGGCACATCTAAAGAATGAACAGAGAGCCTCCTCTCAGTCCTATTTGGCTTCTCGCTCACAAGCGTTTCGCACTCGCCGCCTGTGACGTGGCTGAATGAGGATCAGGGGCCGCGGTGGTCTGGAACATCAGCTTGGTAACTACACAGACTTCCTGTTTAGGCTTTCAGACTCCTTTGATTCTGCTGCAACAAAGAGGCGCTCCGTGCTAATTAGCGCCCTGCTCCTCTCCCATTGGCTCATCTCTTGAAGTTAGGAGGTTGCATCACGCTAAAAACTTTTCACATTTTGGCCCCAGGACGTGTTGCGCCGCTCGTTTGCCCACGGCGCCTGTACTCTTCTAACCGTGCTCCACTTCTGAAGGCTTTACCAGACTTGATGCATTGCGTAACTTCGAAGGCTAATAGGGTTCTGCTGCCTGCTCCCGGTTCTGTATTGTTAATCTCCGTCTCTCCCATCTATCGCTGTCAGAGGTCACGTAATCTCGCTCTTTCTGTTCATGACCCGCACCTATAATCTCTCCCCATATGGTGTGCGGGCGGCTTGGTTCAATTAACATTTTTCCTTTTTGGCGCGTGCTGGTGTCAGATTGTGACCGACTTCCAGTCTATGCAGCGGGTTGGTAATAATGGCAAATCTGGCCCCAAAGCCCTTAAACAACTAACTCtaatctgctttttgcagaAAGTCTCTTCCCAAAATATGGTACTTAGACCAAATCTCCTCACTGAGGCCTGGTCTTTTTTGGTTCCTCCGACTTCTGTATTGGTGATGAACCTCTCTTTACATTAGACCCACATCAGGTGGTTTATTAGAGGTTTTTTAATCCATATTTTGTATCCTTTCATGTTGGATCCTGCGGCCAAACACAGAAACCTCAGTTCTTCACATCAAACGGAGATAGTAGGCTGGATAGGCCCTCCTCATTCATTCACAGTCTGGCGCTTGCCCAGGTGGgagtgctgctggtggtggcggcggtgggGTCTCACTGGGAACCGGCCcaggacggggagagagagcgggggcaGCGAAACACTACGTCATTGTGTTGCTCTGCCTCAAAAGGCTCCCCTTCATGTGATAACTGCATGTAAAAGTCATGATCCGAAGATCGCGTCCCACTCCCCGGATTGAAGGTGTTTCCAGCCAGCTGCCTGAACCTGAACCGGGGTATTGTCTCGCTCTCTGGACTGCAGGGAGGAGCGGCGTCCTATGAAGACTGCAGCCTCGGGGGTTTTCAGCATTCGcctgcagctgaaacacaatCTTTTGTTTTCCTGACCTCCTAACATGCATCACCCTGCAGCATTGTCTGGCCTATTAAAGATGAGATGGAAGCTCAGTGATCATGAAAATTATATTTGAAAGATATTAATGgtggttttaattaaattttaaagcAGTAATTAAAAATAGTGCAGGCATTTATGTTGCACAGGTTCAGTCCGGATCTTCTTAAAGTTCTTAAATATTCATTACGTAGACTTAGTCCATATGAACTGACGAACAAATGTTTGTCTATGCGGAACCCAGTGAATTTGATTATTTACTCCCAGATAATAGTTCTGGGGCCTGACTCTGATCTAAAGTACAAATGAAGTTATGGCCCGGATCCTCAAGACAAATGTGTGCGACTGTAATGAAAGCTGCTTAATTTCCACACACATTAAAAGCTTTTCAGAATTCTGTTCAGCCcagaaagaggagggaggaaaacagaTACAGATTTGATGTTTGTGGACttttttcaattaaaaatgCTTCAAAGCTGAAAACTGCCTTGCTCCAGATGCGTGGATGGTTGACGCTGGTTATGAGTAGAATCACCCATGACTGACACAGTAAACAGGTGCAATAGTTACATCTCAGTTGTCTGGTTGTGTCCGAATACACTTCACCAAAGCTACTTCCCATAGTTTGCCTCTAATGTTGATTACTTCTAACAAGCTTCTAAACGAAATCTGAATAAATTGGGAATCATCTCCATTTAAATCAAGAAACtcatcattttaatttaattaaacagaAATTTAAGATTTCATCTCAggtggaaatgaaaaaaagacaagatatgttttcttttactgtGGAAAGTGCCTCAAGGTTCAAAGAGGAAATTACacagtgcagcacaaacagctttTTGTTGTTTGCAATGTCTCGATCTTTTTGGAAACACACTTTCCAAACCATGTTTATTTGTACACAGCGCTCAGAAAATACATCCAGATATTTAGCTTCGCATACAAACTGGGCTATGCACAGTGAACCAAACTACTTTGCAGTGATGCAACAATGCTGCCACTTCTGTTCAAATCTTTAGACATTTGCTTGAAGCGAACGAGCATCAAGACTGGACGATGATTTCTCCATTTATATTAAAAACACAGGCAAAAAAAGTCACATCAAAGACACCGAGATGAAAGATTTTCCTTGTCAAACGTCGGGGagtgttattgtgttattgtgaGAATTTCATATTACAGTGGGTGGAATTAAGCACTTCCAGgtcccagcagctgctcactGAGGCTTGGTAACCATAATTAGGATTGGCACTTTCAAGCATGCTTTTAGTGACCAGGGAGTCCAGACAAGGCTCTCTCAGTTTGGGGTTTGAGGCTATGCTTCACCAAAGAAAAAGGTCATTCACAATCAAGGTCTCATGGGGAGTTTTTTAAaggccgctgctcctccaaaaTCAATCACAATTTCACAGGCAGTTCTTCAAAGCCTGCGACCCTCCGCCATCTGCAGCCTGACTGCCGAAGCGGGCTCATTTGCAGCGTCGCAGTGACGTCTTTATGATTTAGGCTAATTGTTATTCTAACATTCTATCATTTTTTTGGCAAACTTGAAAATGATTTTTGTCGACACACACAGTTCAGACTGTTCTAACGGATTCAACCCCCGCTCCACCTCTCGCCTCCTGCCTGGGCGGCCGGTTCAGACCAGCCGTCCTTCTGGAGCCGCGTGCTGGATTAGGACTTGGACGGCTTTCAGGATGATCTCCTCATctctgagaccccccccccccatggcccTGTCACACACAGCCAGCTGAGAAGTGATTGTGTTTCATACACAAAATGTGTCCCTCAATTAGATTTTGACAGCTGTGGTCTCGGCTCAGTGTTGGCGCCTCGTCCcgtgtttgggaaacgtgaacCAGGCGGCAGACATTTTCGGTTCCGTGctgctttgttgctgtttgcGGCAGGTTTGTCATTTGATGCGTTGGATTACCTTGTATGTGGCCTCTCACTGGCGTCAGGGATGACAGTCTACTGTCCACAAAAACAAGGACATGACATTTTAAGAAGAAAAACCTGTCTCTCTTTTTATAATTGATTGAATGTCGATATGTTCATTATGTCAACAAGTGACTTAAAAATAAGAAACGGTCGCAATGTTCTGTTTTAAGAGGCACAGACTCAGGCTGgtcttttttaattaaaaacatataaaGGTAAGTGAACCATCAGCTGAATGCATTTAAAAGCACTTCAGTATGTGAGGTCAGTGAATGCATCTGTTACTGCTGAATTAGACTAAGCTACTGTTTTAATGTGAACGGGAGACGGAGCGCTGAACGAGGCCCTGTCAAATCGGCAGCCGTGGATCTGACTGAAGGTAACTACAGTCTCCCCACACTTTTCAAATCCCATTGTTTCATCTCCAGAAATGTAGGTCACACAAATAGGGTGAAGTCAGCGAAAGTCGGGCTTTTCTCCGAATGAGATTAAATCCCGTCATCTCTGGTTCTTCAGTAGCTCCATGACACCGGCCCATGAACGACTGGGCCACGTTACGCAAGCATGCGAATTCAGCCGCTGTGACCTTCGAAGCAGCTGGAGGGAAATAATCTGCTGCGTCGGGGACAATAACTCCCCTGTTATGTGAcctgtctcctctcttcctACAGGGGGCATCTTTGAAACGCTCGAGAACGAGCCCATTAGTGTTGAAGAGCTGGCCTTTAAATTCGCTGTGACCAACATCAACAGAAACCGGACCTTGATGCCAAACACCACGTTGACCTACGACATCCAGAGAATAaacctgtttgacagttttgAGGCTTCGAGGAGAGGTAAACGCGAGGAGGCGACCGCCGcgtcctcctgtgtctctgctgggGCTCATTTTGTAATCTGCCTTTAATTCCATGCAGCCTGTGACCAGCTGGCTCTGGGCGTCGGAGCCGTGTTCGGCCCGTCCCACAGCTCGTCCGTCAGTGCGGTCCAGTCTATCTGCAACGCCCTGGAGGTCCCTCACATCCAGACCCGCTGGAAGCACCCGTCAGTGGACAACAAGGACAGCTTCTACATCAACCTCTACCCAGAGTACGCCTCCATAAGCCGAGCCGTGCTGGACATAGTGCAGTTCTACAAGTGGAAGGCGGTCACCGTGGTCTACGAGGATGCAACTGGTGAGGCAACGCGAGCTGATGACAGGGGAAATGCCTGCATTCATCATCATTCCGGACGCAGGCCAGAGGGGCCAATTGTGCTGAAATTTTCCAGTACAGCACATCACATTTATAAGCTGAGGCCACAGGAAACAAGCAGCAGGGTGTGAATGGAAATGCTAATGTCAGAGGGATGTTGTCCACAATCATGAAATGCGGAACACGTCACGATACTTGGCCTGTTGGAATAAAATAGCACAGTTTTCTTTACTGCTCAAATGGCCGGGTGCtttgtcagtcacacacagtatAGACATAAAACCTCACGCTGCATCCACAGCCAGTGGAATCAAACTTAAAACCAAAAGGCCACTGGTGACGAATATTTGCTTAAAGGTCAAACTTTGCAAATGTGAATGACAAAGCTGTCAGTCATGCTTAAGAGTGAATGATGACACCAACTGGAAAACCCAAATTAAATGGCTGTGGTCTAATAATCTAATAATctgcttcatttttaaattttaggGCTGATCCGTTTGCAAGAGTTGATCAAAGCTCCGTCCAGATACAGCATCAAAATCAAGATCCGCCAGCTGCCGACGGGGAGTAAAGACGCCCGTCCTCTGctgaaggagatgaagaagGGGAAGGAGTTCTTCGTCATCTTCGACTGCTCC from Betta splendens chromosome 13, fBetSpl5.4, whole genome shotgun sequence includes:
- the LOC114868590 gene encoding claudin-8-like translates to MANSAMEIVALLLTAVGLIGAAASTGMPMWRVTAFIGANIIVFETRWEGLWMNCYRQANIRMQCKVYDSLLALSPDLQAARGLMCAAVALAGLGLIVSIMGMQCTSCIKDNDRAKRAVLIAAGCMIILSCLCVLIPVSWTGNVIIRDFYNPLLLDAERRELGEALYIGWVAAAFLFAGGCIFTCCNVQSDDGDSKRRMYSYSRPSGYAAYPPQPLQPQALVMLPQHQPPQPVLSRHPSTNYSYHSSYPSVRSGVAYL
- the LOC114868589 gene encoding claudin-8-like; the encoded protein is MVHGLSEIAAVCAGLIGLIGASAATGLPMWKVTAFIGENIIVMETRWEGLWMNCFRQANIRMQCKVYDSLLALPAELQAARGLMCCSVALSGLGLLLALAGMRCTRLVQANHRAKSIALVAAGGTQLLACACVLVPVSWTGHVIIRDFYDPLLIDAQRRELGQALYIGWVSGAVLFASAVLFLCRHVPPETFNVHPRHNLLSYGPASWESAQMTYRPMSNISSIRSIGYQPSLQNYGSQRPLPPVPQVVSYDPAAYNPGLMDNALVHHMSVGHRSSVRSSNRAGSLYGPGRSLHTSQTPHSPSYVADPSASYQSSFHPVPQTPVFITYKSSIVQPDGENGSSAGVYI